Proteins found in one uncultured Desulfuromonas sp. genomic segment:
- a CDS encoding c(7)-type cytochrome triheme domain-containing protein has product MKRVMVLVIVGMLALCWSSTVLAVPKGKSLTFAGSSMGAVTFDGTLHNNAAEKGCRDCHNPDVFPKMKQGTVKITMAQIYAGKQCGICHDGGRAFAAKGHCAKCHKR; this is encoded by the coding sequence ATGAAGAGAGTGATGGTATTGGTGATCGTAGGGATGTTGGCGTTGTGCTGGTCCTCTACGGTTCTGGCTGTACCCAAAGGGAAAAGTTTGACCTTTGCCGGATCAAGTATGGGCGCAGTGACCTTTGACGGCACATTGCATAATAATGCTGCAGAAAAAGGCTGCCGTGACTGCCATAACCCTGATGTCTTCCCTAAGATGAAGCAGGGAACGGTCAAGATCACCATGGCGCAAATTTACGCCGGTAAGCAATGTGGTATCTGCCACGATGGCGGACGTGCCTTTGCCGCTAAGGGACATTGTGCCAAATGTCACAAGCGTTAA
- a CDS encoding FAD-linked oxidase C-terminal domain-containing protein translates to MLAPRVIRLLEDIVGEEYITTDATDMLCYSYDATQQTFLPDAVVFPENTDQVSLVMKMANVENVPVFPRGAGSGFTGGSLPIAGGIVLVTSRMDQILEIDEDNLVATVEPGVVTEQFQLAVEKVGLFYPPDPASLKFSTLGGNAAECAGGPRCVKYGVTKDYILGLEVVTPQGDIIRTGGPTMKGVVGYDLTKLMVGCEGTLGIITKLIIKLLPLPEAKKTMLIMFDSIDGAAQAVSAIIRGKIIPTTLEFMDAATIECVRKATDLDLPKEAQAVLIVEVDGDKNMIDSQAEKVLHIVQPLGIVNTRVATTPAESEDIWKVRRSVSASLRNVNPDKFNEDICVPRSRVPDMIRKVNAISENYQIPIVNFGHAGDGNIHVNIMIDSKQPGQTEKAELAIKEVFAGALELGGTMSGEHGVGNTKAPYIPMELDPAAVAYMKTIKQALDPKNVLNPGKILLEDAPVEAQAS, encoded by the coding sequence ATGTTAGCACCCCGCGTCATTCGACTTCTTGAAGATATTGTCGGTGAAGAATATATCACTACTGATGCCACGGATATGTTGTGTTACTCCTACGATGCCACGCAACAGACCTTTCTGCCCGATGCGGTCGTGTTTCCGGAAAACACCGACCAGGTGAGTCTGGTTATGAAAATGGCTAATGTCGAAAATGTTCCGGTATTCCCACGCGGTGCCGGCAGCGGCTTTACCGGTGGTAGTTTGCCGATTGCCGGTGGCATTGTTCTTGTTACCAGCCGTATGGATCAGATTCTCGAAATCGATGAAGATAACCTCGTTGCCACGGTTGAGCCGGGCGTGGTCACCGAGCAGTTTCAACTGGCCGTGGAAAAGGTCGGTCTGTTCTACCCGCCCGATCCGGCGTCGCTTAAGTTCAGCACTCTGGGTGGCAATGCCGCCGAATGTGCCGGCGGTCCGCGCTGCGTCAAATATGGCGTCACCAAAGATTATATCCTCGGCCTCGAAGTGGTGACACCGCAGGGCGACATCATCCGCACCGGCGGCCCGACCATGAAGGGTGTGGTCGGTTACGATCTGACTAAACTGATGGTCGGATGTGAAGGTACCCTCGGTATCATCACCAAGTTGATCATCAAATTGTTACCGTTGCCTGAAGCCAAAAAGACCATGCTGATCATGTTTGATTCCATTGACGGCGCGGCCCAAGCGGTTTCGGCGATTATTCGTGGCAAGATCATTCCCACCACTCTGGAATTCATGGATGCCGCGACCATCGAATGTGTGCGCAAAGCCACCGACCTCGATTTGCCCAAAGAGGCCCAGGCTGTATTGATCGTTGAAGTGGATGGCGACAAAAACATGATCGATAGCCAGGCGGAAAAGGTGCTGCACATTGTTCAGCCGCTAGGCATTGTCAACACCCGTGTGGCCACCACACCGGCGGAGAGTGAAGACATCTGGAAAGTACGCCGTTCGGTATCGGCCAGTTTGCGCAATGTCAATCCGGACAAGTTTAACGAGGATATCTGTGTGCCGCGCAGCCGGGTGCCCGATATGATTCGCAAGGTCAACGCCATTTCAGAGAATTACCAGATTCCAATTGTCAATTTCGGTCATGCCGGTGACGGCAATATCCACGTCAATATCATGATCGACAGCAAACAACCCGGTCAGACGGAAAAAGCCGAGCTGGCCATCAAAGAGGTGTTTGCAGGAGCGCTGGAACTCGGTGGCACCATGAGTGGAGAGCACGGTGTCGGCAACACCAAGGCACCCTATATCCCTATGGAACTCGATCCTGCTGCTGTGGCGTATATGAAAACCATCAAGCAGGCCCTTGATCCGAAAAACGTGTTGAATCCGGGCAAGATCCTTCTGGAGGATGCGCCGGTGGAGGCGCAGGCAAGCTGA
- a CDS encoding (Fe-S)-binding protein, giving the protein MSEQKKHKTLEDFRAEIDRCVKCGACQAQCAVYKTLKRESTVARGKVAIAEALLDKDLPLNDRFVLDMSQCLLCGSCYDKCPNLVPTDEIVMAARREIAERKGLSTFGKALTGIIKRPKLMDVLAKSGQRFGSLLFKKVPEHSGLRLRFPAPFIAQDRAIPEIAKTPFRERYPAKIAGDADKPLVAFFTGCMINYTYPEVGEALVKIMRFMGFPLVVPEGQGCCGLPAHAAGDAATVDQLADSNVMAFAREDAVVVTACASCNAGIGKHYRDMGGDYAVLGEKVVDVLKFLVDNGLVEKLATLDVPQETVRVTYHDPCHLRTQGITAEPRALLRALPGVEFVEMDGADRCCGLGGTFSVYHYDTSLKIGSRKADGIAASRADMVASACPGCMMQLQDSIEHAGLSQRVCHVLELIAARLPE; this is encoded by the coding sequence ATGAGTGAACAAAAAAAACATAAAACACTGGAAGACTTTCGTGCTGAGATTGATCGCTGTGTCAAGTGCGGTGCCTGCCAGGCCCAGTGTGCTGTGTATAAGACATTGAAGCGTGAATCTACGGTAGCGCGGGGTAAGGTGGCCATTGCCGAAGCCCTGCTCGACAAAGACCTGCCGCTCAACGATCGCTTTGTCCTCGATATGTCGCAATGTCTGCTGTGTGGCTCCTGCTACGACAAATGTCCCAATCTTGTGCCGACGGATGAAATTGTCATGGCGGCCCGGCGCGAGATTGCCGAGCGCAAGGGGCTGTCGACCTTCGGCAAGGCGTTGACCGGTATCATCAAGCGGCCCAAGCTGATGGATGTATTGGCCAAGAGTGGTCAGCGTTTTGGTTCACTGTTGTTTAAAAAAGTGCCCGAGCACAGTGGGCTGCGGTTGCGTTTTCCGGCACCGTTTATTGCTCAGGATCGTGCCATTCCTGAAATTGCCAAGACGCCGTTCCGCGAGCGCTATCCCGCTAAAATTGCCGGTGATGCCGACAAGCCGCTGGTGGCATTCTTTACCGGCTGCATGATCAATTATACCTATCCTGAAGTGGGTGAGGCCCTGGTCAAGATCATGCGCTTTATGGGCTTTCCTCTGGTTGTTCCCGAAGGGCAAGGTTGCTGCGGTCTGCCCGCTCATGCCGCTGGCGATGCCGCTACTGTGGATCAGCTGGCCGATAGCAATGTCATGGCCTTTGCCCGTGAAGACGCCGTGGTCGTTACCGCTTGTGCTTCCTGCAATGCCGGAATTGGCAAGCATTACCGCGATATGGGCGGCGACTATGCCGTCCTGGGAGAAAAAGTGGTTGATGTGCTCAAGTTCCTGGTGGACAATGGCCTGGTCGAAAAGCTGGCCACTCTGGATGTGCCACAAGAGACCGTGCGGGTTACGTATCATGATCCCTGTCATTTACGCACGCAGGGGATCACCGCCGAGCCACGTGCTCTGTTGCGGGCGTTGCCGGGTGTGGAATTCGTTGAGATGGACGGCGCGGATCGCTGCTGCGGCTTAGGTGGCACGTTTTCCGTGTACCACTACGACACCAGCCTCAAAATCGGTTCACGCAAAGCCGACGGTATTGCCGCAAGCCGCGCGGATATGGTTGCCTCTGCCTGTCCGGGGTGTATGATGCAATTGCAGGACTCAATTGAACATGCGGGTCTTTCGCAACGTGTCTGCCATGTGCTTGAGTTGATTGCGGCCCGTTTGCCTGAGTAA
- the radA gene encoding DNA repair protein RadA has protein sequence MAQRKTKSIYTCSNCGYQSPKWMGKCPDCQQWNTLVEETVPSSKGKTHRIGESHAKPLRLKEIASQDEPRKQCGISELDRVLGGGIVAGSFTLIGGDPGIGKSTLLLQAIDQLSRNGKTLYVTGEESCLQVKLRAERLGVNPEHLFLLAETALETIFDKVRDVQPDFLIIDSIQTMFTTQIESAPGSVSQVRECAGQLMQQAKNSNLPTFIVGHVTKDGSIAGPRVLEHMVDTVLYFEGDPGHPYRILRAVKNRFGSTNEIGVFQMSDCGLREVKNPSEIFLAERPEDAPGSVVIPSVEGSRPILVELQALVSSAPYGTARRTAMGIDHNRVSLLVAVLEKKVGMSLLSHDIFVNVAGGVKIDEPAADLAILAALASSHLNKSVPRRTVVFGEIGLAGEIRAVSQPELRIKEATRLGFERCLLPTSNSKSIEAPSGIILCPVGTAQEALDVLFDH, from the coding sequence ATGGCCCAACGTAAAACAAAAAGTATTTACACCTGCAGCAACTGTGGCTACCAGAGTCCCAAGTGGATGGGCAAATGCCCGGACTGCCAGCAATGGAACACGCTGGTGGAAGAGACCGTCCCGTCATCCAAGGGCAAAACCCATCGCATCGGCGAGTCACACGCCAAACCGCTGCGTCTGAAGGAGATCGCGTCGCAGGATGAACCGCGCAAGCAATGCGGCATTTCCGAGCTGGACCGAGTGCTCGGCGGCGGCATTGTTGCAGGCTCCTTCACCCTGATCGGTGGTGACCCGGGCATCGGCAAATCGACCCTGTTGTTACAGGCGATAGATCAGTTGTCGCGCAACGGCAAAACGCTCTATGTCACGGGTGAGGAATCCTGCTTGCAAGTCAAGTTGCGCGCCGAACGCCTCGGTGTCAATCCTGAGCATCTGTTTCTACTGGCGGAGACGGCTTTGGAAACCATTTTCGACAAAGTGCGCGATGTCCAGCCCGACTTTCTCATCATTGATTCGATCCAAACCATGTTTACCACCCAGATTGAATCGGCGCCCGGCAGCGTCAGCCAGGTGCGTGAATGCGCCGGACAACTGATGCAGCAGGCCAAGAACAGCAACCTGCCCACCTTTATCGTCGGCCACGTCACCAAGGACGGCAGCATTGCCGGACCACGCGTGCTTGAGCACATGGTGGATACGGTGCTCTATTTTGAGGGCGACCCCGGCCACCCTTACCGTATTCTTCGGGCGGTGAAAAACCGTTTCGGCTCAACCAACGAGATCGGCGTGTTTCAGATGAGCGACTGCGGTCTGCGTGAGGTAAAAAATCCGTCAGAAATCTTTCTCGCTGAGCGCCCGGAAGATGCCCCCGGCAGCGTGGTCATTCCATCGGTCGAAGGCAGTCGGCCGATCCTGGTTGAACTGCAGGCGCTGGTATCCAGCGCCCCCTACGGTACGGCGCGGCGTACCGCCATGGGCATCGACCATAATCGGGTTTCTCTACTGGTGGCGGTGTTGGAGAAGAAGGTCGGCATGTCGCTGCTCAGTCACGACATTTTCGTCAATGTCGCCGGCGGGGTTAAAATCGACGAGCCGGCAGCGGATTTGGCGATTCTTGCGGCATTGGCGTCGAGCCATCTCAACAAAAGTGTCCCGCGACGCACGGTGGTTTTTGGTGAAATCGGTCTGGCCGGTGAAATCCGCGCGGTCTCGCAACCGGAACTGCGCATCAAAGAGGCAACGCGCCTCGGCTTTGAGCGCTGTCTGCTGCCGACAAGTAACAGCAAAAGCATTGAAGCACCATCCGGGATTATCTTATGTCCGGTAGGAACCGCCCAGGAAGCTCTGGACGTGCTATTTGACCATTAG
- the radC gene encoding DNA repair protein RadC, protein MAELRRIKDWPEGDRPREKLLQRGSEALSDAELLALILRTGDAASGTSAVDQARSLLNKFDSLPQLARATTSELCTINGVGPAKSAELHAVFELARRLSDCALMPGGSFTHAETVFQRYRNRFLRYNKEVFIALLLDAKNRLLKDVRISEGCLTSSIVHPREVFTAVVRESAAAVLFVHNHPSGDPTPSREDISITQRLKEAGDLLGVRVLDHIIIGHDSYTSLAEQGLMGAS, encoded by the coding sequence ATGGCGGAGTTGCGGCGAATCAAAGACTGGCCGGAAGGCGATCGGCCCAGAGAAAAGCTCCTGCAGCGCGGTAGCGAAGCGCTCAGCGATGCAGAGCTGCTGGCGCTGATTTTACGCACCGGTGATGCCGCCAGCGGCACCAGCGCTGTCGATCAGGCACGTAGTCTGCTCAATAAATTTGACAGTTTGCCGCAATTGGCCCGCGCCACCACCAGCGAACTCTGCACGATCAACGGCGTTGGTCCGGCCAAATCGGCGGAATTGCACGCCGTGTTCGAGCTGGCCAGGCGACTGAGTGACTGCGCTCTGATGCCGGGAGGTTCATTCACCCATGCCGAAACGGTCTTCCAGCGTTACCGCAATCGCTTTTTGCGCTACAACAAAGAGGTTTTTATCGCCCTGCTGCTCGATGCCAAGAACCGTCTGCTCAAAGACGTGCGCATCTCTGAAGGCTGCCTGACTTCCAGCATTGTCCATCCACGCGAAGTCTTCACGGCAGTGGTGCGCGAATCAGCCGCTGCAGTTCTGTTTGTCCACAACCACCCCTCCGGCGATCCAACCCCCAGCCGCGAAGATATCTCCATCACCCAGCGGCTCAAAGAAGCTGGCGACCTGCTCGGCGTCCGCGTGCTTGACCACATTATTATCGGCCATGACAGTTACACCAGCCTTGCTGAACAGGGATTGATGGGGGCCTCATGA